The genomic interval GACAGGGACGAAAGTATTGCTCGCGGTACCACCCTGATTATGGATAAAAGTATTCGAAAATACTAAATTTATTATCCATCTCTCAATTGTCCTTAACGCGGAAAACGGCAGGGATTAGCTGCATTCAAGAACTAGCTTTCAATTATCCTTCACCTAGAACTCCTTTCAGCCAAAGGGAATTCCTCTCTTATCAAGTGGACTATAATCTACTTTTTTCTTTCACCATTTTATCCATATATGCTTCATTCGAATTATACTGATTATTAGGCAGTATTGTCAATATCAGTCTGTTTATATACGTTTTATTTCTGGCTCTTTTTTTCCGAAGTGTTTTCTAATATGGATAATCGCCACTTTTGCTATCGATAATAGTGGAACAGCAACAATCATGCCAACCATTCCTCCCATTTCTTCTCCTAACAAAAGAGCAAACATAATAAAAAGTGGATGCATATGAGTGCTTTTTCCCACTATGTAGGGGGACAATATATTCCCTTCTAGAAACTGCAGAATAATAATGATGATGACTACAATAATCAACATTTTAACCGAAATAGTACTTGCAACAATTAAAGCAGGAACAGCACCAATAATCGGCCCAAAATATGGAATGACATTAGTTATTCCTACAATGATTCCCAAAACAAGAGCAAACTTCATATGAAAAATCCAAAATAATATCATTGAAATTACACCAATAATGGTACAAACCAATAATTGTCCTCTTATATAGCTACCTAATGATTCATTTACATCCTCCAAAAAAACATGTGCACTATTGCGCCATTTTCTAGGAATAAATCCATTAAACGCTTTTCTTACCGCATCAATATCCTTTAGCATGTAAAAAGAGATAAATGGAATAAGCATAATGACAATCGAATAATTGATAATTCCCATTGCACCATTAATTACTTTATTTAAAAGTGATTCCATTTTTGTTTCAAAAACGTCAATCCCTCGATCAACCTTTTCTTGAATATTAAATGGCCAAGACTCCATTTTATCTTGAATCGAGTCAATCAAATCTTTATATTGTTCTGCAAGCTTAGGAGCACTTTCTGTAAGTTCCTCAAGCTGTTGAATAAGGATGGGGATTCCTTTATATAATGCATATCCAAGCCCACCGAAAAAAAGGATATAGATAAGCGCAACTGATAATCCTCTATGTAAACCATTTTTATGTAGTATCTCTACAATAGGATGTAATAAATAGGTAATAAATGCCCCAATGATAAATGGAGTAATAACCTTTGCTATAAGACTTAAAATGGGTAACCATATAGGTGATAATTTAATGAACACAAATAAAACAATAAAAAGTAATAAAGTAAAACCTAATCGGTAATACCATTTTATTCTTATATCCATTTTCTTACCTCCCTCCACCTTTATTGTGAGAGATTGTTGGATTTTTTATGCATATTCATATTTAAACCAAAGTCTTCCCCATTAGAAAATACTAAAAAAACTGTAGACAACCCTTAATTTCAAGGAGATTTGTCTACAGTCTTTTCATGAAATAATTAGAACATTTTCATTACTTTCTTTTGCATTCTTTTTAATTGTTTTTGACTCATCATATTATTTTTTTGCATATAGCCTATTGCAGCTATACCAGCACCAATTGCTATTGCTGTGTTTATTGCTTTACCCATTTACTTTGCACTCCTTTTTATAGAAGAGAGCGCCAATATTATATGGAGAAGAACCTAGCTTAATCGACGCTCTTCTTCTTCAAATAAATCATCTAATGAACTTAGACTACCATCTTCTTCTACTTGATGTGTGTGAATAATCCCTTTTGTTAGGGACAATTCAATAAAACAATTCCAACAGTAGTATTGATTGATTCCAATTTTTCCAATATCTTTGCTCTGACAATTTGGACATTTGAGCATAGGAAAACACCTCATCTTTGTTCGTTTCATGAAATATCCCAAAAACATAGGAAATTTCAGTAAGTATTCCCATTATGCTCTTAATAATGTCCAAATATACCAGTTTGTCTCAGGAGTTGGCTGTTTTTTGCGGAATTTTAACTCATACTACTGCGATTTTCAAAGAAGATGACAATACTATTTTTCACCTAGACTTTAAAAACATGTAGTGCAAACATTGGCAAAAAAAATCCCCCAAAAGGGGATTTTCAATTTGTCGACAAAAAAGGTTTTTAATAAAGTTTAATTTATTTTTTTGCGCTGCTTGGAGAGAAAGGGGTGAGACTTCTGTTCTTAAATAAACTCTATCCAAAATTTCTATGCTTCAGATACTTCCATAAAATCATATGGTGTTATATTGTCCATACCAATCATTGGGTCAATTTCATTTATTTTTCCCTCGTACAATAAATCAAATGAATCCTCCGTAGCCAAATCTGTTTTTTCGTCTGGTTGGTAGACATTAGCAAACATTTCTTGGATTTTTTCTTTTAAGGTCGTTTGTCGGTTTAATTCGTCATTTCTATTGACACCTAATTCCATTGCCTCTACTTCTCCACAAAGTATCAAGAATTGTTTGCTTCTAGTTATCCCAGTGTAGATTAGATTTCTTCTTAACATCCGGTAATAGCTTTTAACAATTGGCATGATAACGATTGGAAACTCACTTCCTTGTGATTTATGGACAGAGCAACAGTAAGCTAGTGTAATTTGGTTTAAATCCTGCCGTGTATATGTCGCTTCTATTCCATCAAAAGAAACAATAACCATGTCTTGCTTTTCTGTATTTTCCTTCGCGTAAAAAATCGATACAATTTCTCCCATGTCTCCATTATAAACATTACTTTCTGGTTGATTGACAAGCTGGAGAACTTTATCACCAATTCGATATGTAACATCTCCAAATTTCAGTTCTTTTCTAGAGCCATCAGGATTAGCATTTAATATTTCCTGTAAAATTGTATTTAACCGATCAATTCCTGCAGGTCCCCTATACATCGGCGCTAAAACTTGTATATCCATCGGCGCAAAACCTTTATTTTTTGCATTTAGCACAATTTTTTCAATTGCTTTTGGAATTTGATTGGAAGAGCACTTTATAAAGGAACGATCACCTTGTGGTACAAGTAAATTAGCTGGTAGCTGCCCTTTTTTCATTTCATGGGCTAGCTCAATAATGGACGATCCTTCTGCTTGTCGATAAATATCTTTCAATTTAACAGTGGGAATACAAGCTGAATCAAGCAAATCCTTCAACACTTGACCTGGACCTACTGATGGAAGTTGATCTTCATCTCCCACAATAATCACTTGTATATGTTCTGGTAGAGCTTTGAATAATTGATGTGCTAACCAGATATCAACCATTGATGTTTCATCCACAATTAAAATCTTACCTTCAAGAGGGTGATCTTCATCTCGCTCAAACGTTCCTGTACCATTCCATCCTAATAGACGATGAATTGTAACAGCAGGTAGTCCGGTAGATTCTGCCATCCGCTTTGCAGCTCTGCCAGTGGGTGCTGCAAGAATAAAAGGATAGGGCTCATCATTTTTATAGTCTTTCGGATCTAAGGAACAACCATGTAATTCTCCATACAATTCAACAATTCCTTTTATTACCGTCGTTTTCCCTGTACCTGGACCACCTGTTAAAATAAGCATCGGCGACATAAGAGCAGTTTGAATTGCTTCTCGTTGCGATGGTGCATATTGGACACCAATACGATCCTCCAAATTTCCAAGTGCAAGTAAAAATTCAGATTCTGGAAATTGATCCTTGTATTCTGATTGTTCCATCACTCGCTTAATATTTCTTACAAGACCTTTTTCTGAGAAAAACAAGGAAGGCAAATATATTTTCTTATTTTCGGCAATAATTTTTCCGTCTTGTTCCAGCTGGATGATTTGATCTGCTATTTGGGAAAATTCAATTTCCTCCTTTTGATTTTCTTCAAGCAAGGTTTTTACTTTTTCCAGCAAATGTTCAGCGTGAAGGTATACATGTCCCTCTTGATTACTGCTTAGCTCTAAAATATATAAACAGCCCGCTTTTAGCCGATCTGGATGATTTCCTGTAATCCCTATTTGTGCTCCTAGATCATCTGCTTTTCCAAATCCTATTCCTTCGATATCTTCTACCAATTTATATGGATTTGTCTGCACTGTTTCTATCGTATTCTCTTTATATACTTGATAAATTTTCATAGATAATTGCGGACCAAATCCATATTGATTAAGCGAGACCATTGCTTGTTCTAATCCTTGGTTTTTCATTAGGGTATCGTATAATACCTTTGCTTTATCTGGGGCAAGTTTAGGAACCGTATCTAAAATGGACGGCTGATTCATAATTTTAGAAATTGCCTCTTCTCCCAATGTTTCCACAATATTTTCAGCAGTTTTTTCCCCGATTCCCTTAAATAAATTGCTGGATAAATAAGCGATAATCCCCTGTTTTGTTTGTGGCATCTCTTTTCGAAAGGAAGTTGCTTGCAGCTGTAGCCCAAATCTTGGATGCTCTTTAAAATCACCATAGTATGTATAAGTATCTTCCTCATTCATCTTTGGCAAATACCCTGTAATAACCGCTTCTTTATCATCATAATCATGATTGGTTTCATCTACTCTTATCCTTATAACAGAATAGAGATTTTGTTCATTATGAAAAATGGTAACAAGGTGACGTCCCTTTATATACTTTTTTTCTTTTTCAAAAAGATCCAATGAATTTTGCTCGTTCAACTGTTATCCTCCTTTCTCTTTTTACCTCAATAATTAGTTTCCTTCGATTATTTGCTTTCCATAGCTAGCAAGAAGATGATCCGGCTGGATTTCTAGAGCCTTATCAAACATTTCCTTGGCTTTCTCCGACTCTTCTTTAAACCCATATGCAACTCCTAAATTATAGTAAGCATCAGCATGAGCAGCATCTAATGAAATACAGGATTGAAATTGTGTAATTGCTTCATCGATATATTCACTTTGTGCTAAACAAAGACCTAATTGGAAATAAGCCTCAGCATCTTGATTATTTAATTCAACAGCACGTTGAAAATAAGGTATCGCAAGCTTCGCCTTTTCTAAGCCTACATATGTTAACCCTAGCATAAAGAAATTATCACTAGATTCTAATCCCTTTGCTAGTGCTTGTTCAAACATTGTTTTAGCGGATTCTAAATCCTCTTTCTCATAATAAACCGCACCTGCACTATAATAAGCTGCAGCAGTAGTATCATCTATTTCTATCGCTTTTTGATAAAAAGATAGTGCTCTTGTCTCGTCACCTAAAGCCGAAAGGACATTTCCAAAGTTAACGTAGGAAACAGCGTTTTTTGGATTTTTCTCTATTTCATCCATAAAAAATTTTGCTGCTTCTTCCCATTTTCCTTCTTGCATATATTGTATTCCTAATTGACTATTATCCATCTTTAAACACTCCATTTCTTATTGGTAGTATAGCATATTTTCAAATGAAAAATGGTGTAACCTATAGGACAAAAAGAAACTAGCACATCATCCTATTGCAGGAATATTGCTAGCTATTTTTTCCATATCGCAAAAAAATGCCGACCAACTAATTGTTAGTCGACAGACTGTTCAGCATTAACCTACATATGTTAATCTTTCATTATCTCGGAACACCTTATCAATCGTTCCACCGCCTAAGCATTCTTCTCCTTGATAGAATACAACTGCTTGTCCTGGTGTAACGGCACGAATTGGTTCATGGAAAATTACTTTTACCGTATTTTTATCCATAACCTCTACCGTAACTTTATTGTCTGGCTGGCGGTAGCGGAATTTAGCTGTACATTCAAAAGATGTACCAATTCTGTCCTTCGATACCCAGCTAATATTTGTTGCAATAATGCTGTCAGAATAAAGTAATTCATGATGGAATCCTTGTCCAACATATAGGACATTCCGTTGTAAATCCTTGCCAATTACAAACCAAGGATCACCACTTCCACCAATACCTAAACCATGTCTTTGCCCAATTGTATAATACATAAGTCCATCATGGCGGCCCACTATTTCTCCATCCATTGTTTCCATATTTCCTTTTTGAGCAGGAAGATATCCGCTTAAGAATTCTTTGAAATTACGTTCTCCTATAAAGCAAATACCTGTACTGTCTTTTTTCGTAGCAGTTGCAAGATTTGCTTTAGCAGCAAGCTCGCGAACCTTTGATTTTTCCATTCCACCAATAGGAAACATTACTTTGCTTAATTGTTCTTCTGTTAATTGATTTAAAAAGTAGGTTTGGTCTTTATTATCATCTTTCCCTCTAAGCATGCGCACTTGTCCATCTTCTCTAACAACTTGTGCATAATGGCCTGTTGCTAAATAATCTGCACCAAGACTCATCGCATGCTCTAAGAAAGCTTTAAACTTAATTTCTTTATTACACATGACATCAGGATTAGGGGTTCTACCTGCTTTATACTCATCTAGGAAATAAGTAAAAACTTTATCCCAGTACTGTTTTTCAAAGTTTACTGCATAATAAGGAATCCCTAATTGATTGCAGACACGGATAACATCTTCATAAT from Niallia sp. FSL W8-0635 carries:
- a CDS encoding tetratricopeptide repeat protein, whose product is MDNSQLGIQYMQEGKWEEAAKFFMDEIEKNPKNAVSYVNFGNVLSALGDETRALSFYQKAIEIDDTTAAAYYSAGAVYYEKEDLESAKTMFEQALAKGLESSDNFFMLGLTYVGLEKAKLAIPYFQRAVELNNQDAEAYFQLGLCLAQSEYIDEAITQFQSCISLDAAHADAYYNLGVAYGFKEESEKAKEMFDKALEIQPDHLLASYGKQIIEGN
- the mnmA gene encoding tRNA 2-thiouridine(34) synthase MnmA, whose product is MVKAPKDTRVVVGMSGGVDSSVAALLLKEQGYDVIGIFMKNWDDTDEFGVCTATEDYEDVIRVCNQLGIPYYAVNFEKQYWDKVFTYFLDEYKAGRTPNPDVMCNKEIKFKAFLEHAMSLGADYLATGHYAQVVREDGQVRMLRGKDDNKDQTYFLNQLTEEQLSKVMFPIGGMEKSKVRELAAKANLATATKKDSTGICFIGERNFKEFLSGYLPAQKGNMETMDGEIVGRHDGLMYYTIGQRHGLGIGGSGDPWFVIGKDLQRNVLYVGQGFHHELLYSDSIIATNISWVSKDRIGTSFECTAKFRYRQPDNKVTVEVMDKNTVKVIFHEPIRAVTPGQAVVFYQGEECLGGGTIDKVFRDNERLTYVG
- the recD2 gene encoding SF1B family DNA helicase RecD2, encoding MNEQNSLDLFEKEKKYIKGRHLVTIFHNEQNLYSVIRIRVDETNHDYDDKEAVITGYLPKMNEEDTYTYYGDFKEHPRFGLQLQATSFRKEMPQTKQGIIAYLSSNLFKGIGEKTAENIVETLGEEAISKIMNQPSILDTVPKLAPDKAKVLYDTLMKNQGLEQAMVSLNQYGFGPQLSMKIYQVYKENTIETVQTNPYKLVEDIEGIGFGKADDLGAQIGITGNHPDRLKAGCLYILELSSNQEGHVYLHAEHLLEKVKTLLEENQKEEIEFSQIADQIIQLEQDGKIIAENKKIYLPSLFFSEKGLVRNIKRVMEQSEYKDQFPESEFLLALGNLEDRIGVQYAPSQREAIQTALMSPMLILTGGPGTGKTTVIKGIVELYGELHGCSLDPKDYKNDEPYPFILAAPTGRAAKRMAESTGLPAVTIHRLLGWNGTGTFERDEDHPLEGKILIVDETSMVDIWLAHQLFKALPEHIQVIIVGDEDQLPSVGPGQVLKDLLDSACIPTVKLKDIYRQAEGSSIIELAHEMKKGQLPANLLVPQGDRSFIKCSSNQIPKAIEKIVLNAKNKGFAPMDIQVLAPMYRGPAGIDRLNTILQEILNANPDGSRKELKFGDVTYRIGDKVLQLVNQPESNVYNGDMGEIVSIFYAKENTEKQDMVIVSFDGIEATYTRQDLNQITLAYCCSVHKSQGSEFPIVIMPIVKSYYRMLRRNLIYTGITRSKQFLILCGEVEAMELGVNRNDELNRQTTLKEKIQEMFANVYQPDEKTDLATEDSFDLLYEGKINEIDPMIGMDNITPYDFMEVSEA
- a CDS encoding DUF3918 family protein; the protein is MGKAINTAIAIGAGIAAIGYMQKNNMMSQKQLKRMQKKVMKMF
- a CDS encoding AI-2E family transporter yields the protein MDIRIKWYYRLGFTLLLFIVLFVFIKLSPIWLPILSLIAKVITPFIIGAFITYLLHPIVEILHKNGLHRGLSVALIYILFFGGLGYALYKGIPILIQQLEELTESAPKLAEQYKDLIDSIQDKMESWPFNIQEKVDRGIDVFETKMESLLNKVINGAMGIINYSIVIMLIPFISFYMLKDIDAVRKAFNGFIPRKWRNSAHVFLEDVNESLGSYIRGQLLVCTIIGVISMILFWIFHMKFALVLGIIVGITNVIPYFGPIIGAVPALIVASTISVKMLIIVVIIIIILQFLEGNILSPYIVGKSTHMHPLFIMFALLLGEEMGGMVGMIVAVPLLSIAKVAIIHIRKHFGKKEPEIKRI